In Arachis stenosperma cultivar V10309 chromosome 1, arast.V10309.gnm1.PFL2, whole genome shotgun sequence, one DNA window encodes the following:
- the LOC130965495 gene encoding dihydrolipoyllysine-residue succinyltransferase component of 2-oxoglutarate dehydrogenase complex 2, mitochondrial-like: protein MMFDVVRRRSFQMFLLGRCVQKKFRYGSSLRRISSIKMALHSGGCGSVQNFYHRSSLEEDVVDVLVPPLAESISDGTLAKFLKNPGDSVSVDEPIAQIETDKVTIDVPSPTTGIILKLVVNEGDTVKPGHKVAIISTSAEVIEQDSLSSSSSSSSSSSESESEEDSPQPSQKIIEKKKAPNVEATPKRIETSITTAPQPPPKKGERRVPMTRLRKRVMTRLKDSQNTYAMLTTFNELDMTNLMKLRSDYKEVFVEKHGVKLGLMSCFIKAAISALQHQPIVNAVIDGDDIVYRDYIDISVAVATAKGLVVPVIRNAEKMELAEIENQISCFGKKANNGTLSIDEMVGGTLTISNGGVYGSLLSTPIINPPQSAILGMHSIMSRPMMVGGNIVPRPMMYIALTYDHRIIDGREAVYFLRHIKDIVEDPRRLLLDL from the exons ATGATGTTTGATGTTGTTAGGCGAAGATCATTTCAAATG tttttattAGGTCGATGCGTGCAGAAGAAATTTCGATATGGTTCTTCACTTAGGAGAATTTCTTCCATTAAG ATGGCACTGCATTCTGGTGGATGTGGAAGTGTTCAGAATTTTTACCATAGAAGTTCACTTG aagaagatgtgGTTGATGTTTTGGTCCCTCCATTGGCAGAATCTATTTCTGATGGAACTttagccaagttcttaaagA ATCCAGGTGATAGTGTTAGTGTTGATGAACCAATAGCTCAAATAGAAACAGATAAG GTTACAATTGATGTTCCTAGTCCAACAACAGGCATAATTCTAAAG CTTGTAGTCAACGAAGGTGATACAGTTAAACCAGGTCATAAGGTAGCTATTATTTCAACTTCTGCTGAAGTGATAGAGCAGGATTCGTTGTCGTCATCGTCATCGTCGTCTTCATCTTCATCTGAGAGTGAATCTGAGGAAGATTCTCCTCAACCAAGCCAAAAGATCATTGAGAAGAAAAAAGCACCTAATGTTGAGGCTACACCTAAAAGAATTGAGACTTCAATTACCACTGCTCCACAACCTCCAcccaaaaaaggagaaagacgA GTTCCCATGACAAGACTTCGAAAGCGAGTTATGACACGGTTGAAGGATTCACAAAACACATATGCAATGCTAACAACTTTCAATGAACTTGACAT GACTAATCTGATGAAGCTTCGTTCTGATTACAAGGAAGTTTTTGTTGAAAAGCATGGAGTCAAATTGGGACTTATGTCTTGTTTTATCAAA GCTGCTATTAGTGCACTCCAACATCAGCCAATTGTAAATGCAGTCATTGATGGTGATGATATTGTATACAGAGATTATATAGATATCAGTGTAGCTGTTGCTACTGCAAAG GGACTTGTTGTGCCAGTTATCCGCAATGCTGAGAAAATGGAGTTAGCAGAGATAGAAAATCAAATTAGCTGTTTTGGAAAGAAGGCAAACAATGGAACTTTATCAATTGATGAGATGGTTGGAGGCACACTTACAATATCCAATGGTGGTGTTTATGGGAGCCTCTTGAGTACCCCTATTATTAACCCTCCTCAG tcaGCAATCTTGGGTATGCATTCCATCATGAGTCGTCCAATGATGGTTGGGGGTAATATTGTCCCAAGGCCAATGATGTACATTGCTCTAACATATGATCATAGAATCATTGATGGAAGAGAAGCCGTTTATTTTCTACGCCACATCAAGGATATTGTGGAGGATCCTCGTAGATTGCTACTTGACTTGTGA
- the LOC130965503 gene encoding pentatricopeptide repeat-containing protein At5g15280, mitochondrial-like, translating into MPSNLNAPLSLSTLRRRRHPHLNHFFFYFFSSSPPPSRSSVTSTTQNTQLHLSTVDFHGLAGSVLSKCSLSNNHTKPSLKDLLLDVSTVIPEITRKFWKLPQLDPQNVLQLLVGYQSECARVGVHVEKVRSLWQIFKLCGERNMGFKNLLCSYEVMASLLVQVGMLREADGLLFELEGEGISLDNHEIFSYLIEGYVDMKELERSVFVYDFMRGRGMIPLRLCYHVLVDLLVRMKRTKLAFRVSVDMLDFCGKLNCAEVKTLENLVILLCGNGKILEARNIVKKVLPFNPEVSSFVFDEIAFAYCEKKDFNDLLSFFVKVKRVPSVVAANRVINSLCSSYNVKMAGFFMQELENIGFKLDEVTYGILIGWSCREGNMKNSMNYLSLMLSEGLVPRIYTYNALISGLFKVGLLEHARHILDEMMDRGMPLDISTFRVLIAGYCRSRRFDLVKSLIHEMDSGGFIELSSMENPLSRAFTVLGFNPLNVRLKRDNDRKLSNTEFYDDVGNGLYLDTDVDEYENHIAHILEESMVPKFSSSVRKECSNNNLKRALVLVEEMLRWGQELLLPDFSMLVKQLCSSRSQIKSVVNILDNIPRSANKLDSETLNLIVQAYIKKGLLCKAKALLDEMFENKIHIKNEIYTAILLTLWKKGNMKELNYYWNNACRNQWSPGLAEFKQLIVSICHRKMLGKALQLLEIMLLSYPSLRLDICHVFLEVLSTTGLSNVALLVLEELPHCFMLDRARYNKLIRGLCNEGKFSLAFTLLDDMLDRNLHPCLDVSVLLIPQLCKADRHEKAIALKDIIVKEQPSFSHDVHCALIHGFCKMGNIRKADTLFRDMLCNGLIPDGKLCNILIQGHCQGKDLRKVDELLGAAIRKNLELSHSSYKHLVQLMCMKGRVQFALSLKNLVLAQCPLDDLIIYNILVFHLLSAGNSFIVEKILTEMEEKKIILDEVSYDFLVYGFWHCKDVSSALHYLTTMISKGLKPSKRSLRKVISSLCDAGELQKALELSQDMRVRGWTHDSVVQTTITESFLSCGKIQEAETFLDRMEAESLTPDNINYDYLIKCFCQNGRLNKAVHLLNIMVKKSNIPSSLSYDSIIRGFCARNELNDALDFYSEMLNWSLAPRIDTMEMLVDSFCQDGRTEQAEQLLSAMIRRGETPTREMYGAVIKSYRNEKNLGKASYLMQAMQDSGYEPDFETHWSLISNLSNVKAKDSDNSRGFLSRLLSKSGFLKKK; encoded by the coding sequence ATGCCATCAAATTTGAAtgctcctctctctctctccactCTCCGACGCCGCCGCCACCCACACTTGAACCACTTCTTTTTTTACTTCTTTTCTTCATCACCACCACCTTCACGCTCCTCCGTCACCTCAACAACCCAAAACACCCAACTACACTTATCAACGGTTGATTTTCACGGCCTCGCTGGTTCCGTTTTGTCCAAGTGTTCCCTTTCAAATAATCATACCAAACCTTCCCTGAAAGACCTTCTTTTGGATGTCTCCACTGTCATCCCTGAAATTACCAGGAAGTTCTGGAAGCTTCCTCAGTTGGATCCTCAAAATGTGCTTCAATTATTGGTTGGTTATCAATCTGAGTGTGCCAGAGTTGGGGTTCATGTCGAAAAGGTTAGGTCTTTGTGGCAAATTTTCAAATTGTGTGGTGAGAGAAACATGGGTTTCAAGAATCTCTTGTGCTCTTATGAGGTCATGGCATCATTGCTTGTGCAGGTTGGGATGCTTAGAGAAGCTGATGGCTTGTTATTTGAATTGGAGGGTGAAGGAATTTCATTGGATAATCATGAGATTTTCAGTTATCTGATTGAAGGGTATGTTGACATGAAAGAATTAGAAAGGTCCGTTTTTGTGTATGATTTTATGAGGGGTCGCGGTATGATTCCTTTGCGGTTGTGTTACCATGTTCTTGTTGATCTTTTGGTGAGAATGAAGAGAACAAAGCTTGCATTCAGGGTTTCAGTTGATATGCTGGATTTCTGTGGCAAATTGAATTGTGCTGAGGTGAAAACGTTGGAGAATTTGGTGATACTACTTTGTGGCAATGGAAAGATTCTGGAAGCAAGGAACATTGTCAAGAAGGTGTTGCCTTTCAATCCTGAGGTTAGTAGCTTCGTTTTCGATGAGATTGCTTTTGCATACTGTGAGAAGAAGGACTTCAATGATTTGCTTAGTTTCTTTGTCAAAGTAAAGCGTGTCCCGAGTGTAGTGGCTGCCAATAGAGTTATAAATTCTTTGTGCAGCAGCTATAATGTAAAAATGGCAGGATTTTTTATGCAAGAACTTGAAAACATAGGCTTTAAACTTGATGAAGTAACATATGGGATATTAATTGGTTGGAGTTGTCGCGAAGGGAACATGAAAAACTCTATGAATTATTTGTCTCTTATGCTATCAGAAGGCTTGGTGCCGCGCATATATACTTATAATGCTCTTATAAGTGGGTTGTTTAAAGTAGGCCTGTTAGAGCATGCTCGTCACATTCTTGATGAGATGATGGATAGGGGGATGCCGCTTGATATTTCCACCTTCAGAGTACTTATAGCGGGGTATTGTAGGTCTAGACGGTTTGATCTAGTGAAAAGTTTGATTCATGAGATGGATAGTGGTGGTTTTATTGAACTTTCGTCAATGGAGAATCCACTTTCCAGGGCATTTACCGTTTTGGGATTTAACCCTTTGAACGTGAGGTTGAAACGAGACAATGACAGGAAACTTTCAAATACAGAGTTCTATGATGATGTTGGAAATGGACTTTACTTGGATACAGATGTTGATGAGTATGAGAACCACATTGCTCACATTCTTGAAGAATCCATGGTACCCAAATTTAGTTCATCTGTCAGGAAGGAGTGTAGCAATAATAACTTGAAAAGGGCATTGGTTTTGGTTGAAGAAATGCTTCGTTGGGGGCAAGAGCTGTTGCTGCCAGACTTTTCAATGTTAGTGAAACAACTTTGTTCATCTCGGTCACAAATCAAATCAGTGGTCAATATTCTGGACAACATTCCACGGTCTGCAAATAAACTTGACTCGGAAACTCTTAATTTGATTGTACAGGCATACATCAAGAAGGGCTTGCTATGCAAAGCAAAAGCTTTGTTGGATGAAatgtttgaaaacaaaattcacaTCAAGAATGAGATATATACTGCCATATTATTAACTTTATGGAAGAAAGGAAATATGAAGGAGCTTAATTATTACTGGAACAATGCTTGTAGAAATCAATGgtcgccaggattggcagaattCAAACAACTTATTGTCTCTATTTGCCATCGGAAAATGCTTGGGAAAGCATTACAACTTCTTGAGATCATGCTGCTATCATACCCTTCACTAAGGTTAGATATATGTCATGTATTTTTAGAAGTGCTTTCTACCACAGGTCTTTCAAATGTTGCACTTCTAGTGTTAGAAGAGCTACCACATTGTTTCATGTTGGATCGTGCCAGATACAATAAACTTATCAGAGGCCTTTGCAATGAGGGGAAATTTTCTCTAGCCTTTACGCTGTTGGACGATATGCTAGATAGAAATTTGCATCCCTGTTTGGATGTTTCAGTCTTGTTAATCCCTCAATTGTGTAAAGCTGATAGACATGAAAAAGCTATTGCATTAAAAGATATCATTGTAAAAGAGCAGCCTTCCTTTTCTCATGATGTTCATTGTGCATTGATACACGGATTTTGTAAGATGGGAAACATTAGGAAAGCTGACACCTTGTTCCGGGATATGCTGTGCAACGGTCTAATTCCGGATGGTAAACTTTGTAACATCCTTATTCAGGGTCACTGCCAAGGTAAGGATTTGAGGAAAGTGGATGAGCTTCTTGGTGCTGCAATAAGAAAGAATTTGGAGCTGTCGCACTCAAGTTACAAACACTTGGTCCAATTGATGTGCATGAAGGGTAGAGTACAATTTGCTCTGAGCTTAAAGAACCTCGTTCTTGCTCAATGTCCACTTGATGACCTTATCATATATAACATTCTTGTTTTCCATCTTCTGTCTGCCGGAAACAGTTTCATTGTTGAGAAAATTCTAACCGAAATGGAAGAGAAGAAGATTATACTCGATGAAGTCAGTTATGATTTTCTTGTGTATGGTTTCTGGCACTGTAAAGATGTGTCTAGTGCTCTGCATTATCTTACTACCATGATTTCGAAGGGACTTAAACCAAGCAAGCGCAGCTTGAGAAAGGTAATAAGCAGCTTGTGTGACGCCGGGGAACTGCAGAAGGCCTTAGAATTGAGTCAAGACATGAGAGTAAGAGGCTGGACACATGATTCTGTCGTTCAAACAACTATTACAGAGAGCTTTCTTTCTTGTGGGAAGATACAAGAAGCCGAAACGTTTTTAGACAGGATGGAAGCGGAATCTCTGACTCCCGATAATATCAATTATGATTACCTTATCAAGTGTTTTTGCCAAAATGGAAGATTGAACAAGGCAGTTCATCTTTTGAACATAATGGTGAAGAAAAGTAACATTCCATCTTCCCTCAGTTATGATTCTATAATTCGTGGATTTTGTGCACGAAATGAACTGAATGATGCTTTGGATTTTTACTCTGAGATGTTGAATTGGAGTCTTGCACCAAGAATCGACACAATGGAGATGCTTGTTGACAGCTTCTGTCAAGATGGGAGGACAGAACAGGCAGAACAGTTACTATCAGCCATGATTCGAAGAGGCGAAACTCCGACCAGAGAAATGTATGGTGCTGTAATTAAGAGTTATCGCAACGAAAAGAATCTTGGGAAGGCATCATATCTCATGCAAGCTATGCAGGACAGTGGTTATGAGCCTGACTTTGAGACACATTGGTCTCTCATAAGCAACCTCAGCAATGTCAAAGCAAAGGACTCGGATAACAGTAGGGGATTTTTATCAAGGCTTCTTTCTAAGAGTGGTTTTCTTAAAAAGAAATGA